In the genome of Nocardioides marmoribigeumensis, one region contains:
- a CDS encoding aminotransferase-like domain-containing protein, giving the protein MPDGSRRTPERVASTRLDSYVDRYAARTKGMTASEIRALFAVASRPEVVSLAGGMPNISGLPLDVVGGAISDLVATNGPVAMQYGSGQGDPVLREQICEVMRLEGIEAHPDDVVVTVGSQQAVDLVTRVFCDPGDVVLCEAPSYVGALGVFRAYECDVVHVEMDADGLVPDALRQAIQTVRASGRTIKFLYTIPNFHNPAGVTLSAERRAEVLEICREADVLVLEDNPYGLLGFSGEPMRAMRADEPDGVIYLGSFSKTFAPGFRVGWALAPHAVREKLVLAQESATLCPPAFSQMAISAYLRAHDWQGQIKQFREMYRERRDAMIEALDDMMPAAARWNVPQGGFYVWVTLPPGLDAKAMLPRAVTARVAYVPGTAFFSDGFGSQSMRLSFCYPTPGRIREGVRRLVGVIEEELELRQTFGAGGLPGSTALARGYEGPHTDLS; this is encoded by the coding sequence GCCGACCCGAGGTGGTCAGCCTGGCCGGCGGCATGCCCAACATCTCAGGTCTCCCGCTCGACGTCGTCGGGGGGGCGATCAGCGACCTGGTCGCCACCAACGGCCCCGTCGCGATGCAGTACGGCTCGGGCCAGGGCGACCCGGTCCTGCGGGAGCAGATCTGCGAGGTCATGCGGCTCGAGGGCATCGAGGCCCACCCCGACGACGTCGTGGTCACGGTCGGCTCCCAGCAGGCAGTCGACCTGGTCACCCGGGTCTTCTGCGACCCGGGCGACGTCGTGCTGTGCGAGGCGCCGTCGTACGTCGGGGCGCTGGGGGTCTTCCGCGCCTACGAGTGCGACGTGGTGCACGTGGAGATGGACGCCGACGGGCTGGTGCCCGACGCGCTGCGCCAGGCGATCCAGACGGTCCGGGCGAGCGGCCGCACGATCAAGTTCCTCTACACGATCCCCAACTTCCACAACCCGGCCGGCGTCACGCTCAGCGCCGAGCGCCGGGCGGAGGTCCTCGAGATCTGCCGCGAGGCCGACGTGCTCGTCCTGGAGGACAACCCCTACGGCCTGCTCGGCTTCTCCGGGGAGCCGATGCGCGCGATGCGCGCCGACGAGCCCGACGGCGTGATCTACCTCGGGTCGTTCTCCAAGACCTTCGCCCCCGGCTTCCGGGTGGGGTGGGCGCTGGCTCCCCACGCGGTGCGCGAGAAGCTGGTCCTCGCCCAGGAGTCGGCGACGCTGTGCCCGCCGGCGTTCAGCCAGATGGCGATCTCGGCGTACCTCCGCGCCCACGACTGGCAGGGCCAGATCAAGCAGTTCCGCGAGATGTACCGCGAGCGCCGCGACGCGATGATCGAGGCGCTCGACGACATGATGCCGGCGGCCGCGCGGTGGAACGTCCCGCAGGGCGGGTTCTACGTCTGGGTCACGCTGCCGCCCGGCCTGGACGCCAAGGCGATGCTGCCGCGCGCGGTCACCGCGCGCGTGGCCTACGTCCCGGGCACCGCGTTCTTCTCCGACGGGTTCGGGTCGCAGTCGATGCGGCTCTCGTTCTGCTACCCCACCCCCGGTCGCATCCGTGAGGGCGTCCGCCGCCTGGTCGGGGTGATCGAGGAGGAGCTCGAGCTGCGCCAGACCTTCGGCGCCGGTGGCCTCCCGGGGAGCACGGCCCTGGCCCGGGGCTACGAGGGCCCCCACACCGACCTGTCCTGA
- a CDS encoding D-alanine--D-alanine ligase family protein, with amino-acid sequence MSERVLVLAGGLSHERDVSLRSGRRVAEALRDRGFEVEVRDVDSTLLASLRDDPPACVLPLLHGATGEDGAIREVLELAGIPYVGSGPAACRVAFDKPVAKTVVAAAGLATPECVVLPHETFRELGAAAVMEAMAERLGLPLIVKPARGGSALGCTVVRSVADLPSAMIDAFAYGDVALVERFVQGEEVAVGVYDDGDGPRALPVVGIVPDGGVYDYTARYTAGSTEFTVPARLSEELTAACADVALRAHEALGLRDLSRTDLIVDAEGTVWFLEVNVAPGMTETSIVPLAVEASDVELGELFGRLVRAAASR; translated from the coding sequence GTGTCCGAACGTGTGCTGGTCCTGGCCGGCGGTCTGTCCCACGAGCGCGACGTCTCGCTGCGGTCGGGACGGCGGGTCGCCGAGGCCCTGCGCGACCGCGGCTTCGAGGTCGAGGTGCGCGACGTCGACTCCACCCTCCTGGCCTCGCTGCGCGACGACCCGCCGGCCTGCGTGCTCCCGCTGCTGCACGGCGCCACCGGCGAGGACGGCGCGATCCGGGAGGTGCTCGAGCTCGCCGGCATCCCCTACGTCGGCTCCGGGCCGGCCGCCTGCCGCGTCGCCTTCGACAAGCCGGTGGCCAAGACGGTGGTGGCGGCCGCGGGCCTGGCGACGCCGGAGTGCGTCGTGCTCCCGCACGAGACCTTCCGTGAGCTGGGCGCCGCGGCGGTGATGGAGGCGATGGCCGAGCGCCTGGGCCTTCCGCTGATCGTCAAGCCCGCCCGGGGCGGCTCGGCGCTGGGCTGCACCGTGGTCCGGTCGGTGGCCGACCTGCCCTCGGCGATGATCGACGCCTTCGCCTACGGCGACGTCGCGCTGGTCGAGCGCTTCGTGCAGGGCGAGGAGGTCGCGGTCGGGGTGTACGACGACGGCGACGGCCCGCGCGCCCTCCCGGTCGTCGGCATCGTCCCCGACGGCGGGGTCTACGACTACACCGCGCGCTACACCGCCGGGTCCACCGAGTTCACCGTCCCGGCCCGCCTCTCCGAGGAGCTCACGGCCGCGTGCGCCGACGTCGCGCTGCGGGCGCACGAGGCCCTGGGCCTGCGCGACCTCTCCCGCACCGACCTGATCGTCGACGCCGAGGGCACGGTCTGGTTCCTCGAGGTCAACGTCGCCCCCGGCATGACCGAGACCTCGATCGTGCCGCTGGCGGTGGAGGCCTCCGACGTCGAGCTCGGCGAGCTGTTCGGCCGCTTGGTGCGCGCTGCCGCCTCCCGCTGA
- a CDS encoding lysophospholipid acyltransferase family protein: MADLPYRAIIVLGKTWFRAMDFQWRVTGSEHIPSEGGAVLAINHVSYVDFIMAGYGAVPSGRLVRFMAKRETFDHRLSGPLMRSLRHISVDRADGQASYDEAVRYLKDGEVVGVFPEATISRSFEIKELKTGAVRMAADAGVPLVPMVLWGTQRLITKDHPRDFGRHKTISVTIGEPISPEGATAVEKTAELRTAMGAMLDKAVAEYPPDEQPPGSWWLPARYGGTAPTPEEAKRLDREELAERAAKRRARAEAARAKRSG; this comes from the coding sequence ATGGCCGACCTGCCCTACCGCGCGATCATCGTCCTCGGCAAGACCTGGTTCCGCGCCATGGACTTCCAGTGGCGCGTCACCGGCTCCGAGCACATCCCCAGCGAGGGCGGCGCGGTCCTCGCGATCAACCACGTCTCCTACGTCGACTTCATCATGGCCGGCTACGGCGCGGTGCCGTCCGGGCGCCTGGTGCGCTTCATGGCCAAGCGGGAGACCTTCGACCACCGGCTCAGCGGTCCGCTGATGCGCAGCCTGCGTCACATCAGCGTCGACCGCGCCGACGGCCAGGCGTCCTACGACGAGGCGGTGCGCTACCTCAAGGACGGCGAGGTGGTGGGGGTCTTCCCCGAGGCCACGATCTCGCGCAGCTTCGAGATCAAGGAGCTGAAGACCGGCGCGGTGCGCATGGCCGCCGACGCCGGCGTACCCCTCGTGCCGATGGTGCTGTGGGGCACCCAGCGGCTGATCACCAAGGACCACCCCCGCGACTTCGGCCGCCACAAGACGATCAGCGTGACCATCGGTGAGCCGATCAGCCCCGAGGGCGCCACCGCGGTGGAGAAGACCGCCGAGCTGCGCACCGCGATGGGCGCGATGCTCGACAAGGCGGTCGCGGAGTACCCCCCGGACGAGCAGCCCCCGGGCTCCTGGTGGCTGCCGGCCCGCTACGGCGGCACCGCGCCCACGCCCGAGGAGGCCAAGCGCCTGGACCGCGAGGAGCTGGCCGAGCGCGCCGCGAAGCGCCGTGCCAGGGCCGAGGCGGCCCGCGCGAAGAGGAGCGGCTGA
- a CDS encoding Abi-alpha family protein, with translation MSERNGRRQDGRELEVLKGSDHITAADIPGLARVVAVSSFRIGFWAAATGVSAGRRVVDVAMHPGHAGELAEDLQVAAAAISRALVGKDVEERLRHVRSAAAHHPVIRVVTETVENVSPAQAAPPPAAPEPVNPLHEAGQDLLRASRDVWSEDRGHPAYARIIEELAPDEGRILLLLLRKGPQATVDVRTGGLVGTVSSNLVQPNLNMIGALAGCRFVDRVPSYLHNLERLGLIWFSRETLRDPMEYQVLEAQPDVLEAMASVRRAKVVRRSIHLTPFGEDFCRDGLGLHLSMEELEDVPRHAKPQAE, from the coding sequence GTGAGCGAGCGCAACGGGCGGCGCCAGGACGGCCGCGAGCTCGAGGTGCTCAAGGGCTCCGACCACATCACCGCCGCCGACATCCCGGGTCTCGCCCGCGTGGTGGCGGTCTCGTCGTTCCGCATCGGCTTCTGGGCCGCGGCGACGGGGGTCAGCGCCGGTCGACGGGTCGTCGACGTCGCGATGCACCCCGGTCACGCCGGTGAGCTGGCCGAGGACCTGCAGGTCGCCGCCGCCGCGATCAGTCGCGCGCTGGTCGGCAAGGACGTCGAGGAGCGACTGCGGCACGTGCGCTCCGCCGCGGCGCACCACCCGGTCATCCGCGTGGTCACCGAGACCGTCGAGAACGTCTCGCCGGCCCAGGCCGCCCCGCCCCCGGCCGCGCCGGAGCCGGTCAACCCGCTCCACGAGGCGGGCCAGGACCTGCTGCGCGCCTCACGCGACGTCTGGAGCGAGGACCGCGGCCACCCGGCGTACGCCCGGATCATCGAGGAGCTCGCCCCCGACGAGGGCCGCATCCTCCTGCTCCTGCTGCGCAAGGGACCGCAGGCCACCGTTGACGTGCGCACGGGCGGGCTGGTCGGCACGGTCTCGTCCAACCTCGTGCAGCCCAACCTCAACATGATCGGGGCGCTGGCCGGGTGCCGGTTCGTCGACCGGGTGCCGTCCTACCTGCACAACCTGGAGCGGCTCGGCCTGATCTGGTTCTCGCGGGAGACGCTGCGCGACCCGATGGAGTACCAGGTGCTCGAGGCCCAGCCGGACGTGCTCGAGGCGATGGCCAGCGTGCGGCGGGCCAAGGTGGTGCGTCGCTCGATCCACCTGACCCCGTTCGGCGAGGACTTCTGCCGTGACGGGCTCGGGCTCCACCTGTCGATGGAGGAGCTCGAGGACGTGCCGCGGCACGCCAAGCCCCAGGCGGAGTAG
- a CDS encoding ParB/RepB/Spo0J family partition protein: MTDTTPPRRGLGRGLGSLIPTAPPSPATPPAEGGTGTAVVDRVTASPDWIGRMPGGAPPAQGTPRHGADEQAGSADDEGATTRAQEAQEAQESQESQGDPPLVAGAYFAELPVTAIIPNARQPRQVFEEEGLAELVHSIREVGLLQPIVVRRLTEGEVAGEEARYELVMGERRWRATQEAGLDTIPAIVRETGDDAMLRDALLENLHRVQLNPLEEAAAYQQLLEDFGCTHEDLASRIGRSRPQISNTLRLLKLSPSVQRRVAAGVLSAGHARALLGVLDGEAQDRLAGRVVAEGISVRALEEIVALGDHQDDKPATTRRKSPTSPALLDLADRLSDLFDTRVKVDLGRSKGKITIEYASLEDLDRIIGTIDPSYERRHDDESTSPQDD; this comes from the coding sequence ATGACCGACACCACCCCTCCCCGTCGCGGGCTCGGCCGGGGCCTCGGCTCACTGATCCCCACCGCGCCCCCGTCGCCGGCCACTCCCCCGGCAGAGGGAGGCACCGGCACGGCCGTGGTCGACCGCGTGACGGCGTCGCCGGACTGGATCGGGCGCATGCCCGGCGGCGCGCCCCCGGCCCAGGGCACACCGCGGCACGGCGCCGACGAGCAGGCCGGGTCGGCGGACGACGAGGGTGCGACGACTAGGGCTCAGGAGGCTCAGGAGGCCCAGGAGAGCCAGGAGAGCCAGGGGGACCCGCCGCTGGTCGCCGGGGCCTACTTCGCCGAGCTCCCCGTCACGGCGATCATCCCCAACGCGCGCCAGCCCCGGCAGGTCTTCGAGGAGGAGGGCCTGGCCGAGCTGGTCCACTCCATCCGCGAGGTCGGCCTGCTCCAGCCGATCGTCGTACGCCGTCTCACCGAGGGCGAGGTCGCCGGCGAGGAGGCCCGCTACGAGCTCGTCATGGGTGAGCGCCGCTGGCGCGCCACCCAGGAGGCGGGCCTCGACACGATCCCGGCGATCGTCCGGGAGACCGGCGACGACGCGATGCTGCGTGACGCCCTGCTGGAGAACCTGCACCGCGTGCAGCTCAACCCGCTGGAGGAGGCGGCCGCCTACCAGCAGCTGCTGGAGGACTTCGGGTGCACCCACGAGGACCTGGCCAGCCGCATCGGTCGCAGCCGGCCCCAGATCAGCAACACCCTGCGGCTGCTCAAGCTGTCGCCGTCGGTGCAGCGACGCGTCGCGGCGGGCGTGCTGAGCGCCGGTCACGCCCGGGCGCTCCTGGGCGTGCTCGACGGCGAGGCCCAGGACCGGCTCGCCGGCCGGGTCGTGGCCGAGGGCATCTCGGTGCGCGCGCTGGAGGAGATCGTCGCGCTCGGGGACCACCAGGACGACAAGCCGGCCACCACGCGGCGCAAGTCCCCGACCTCGCCCGCGCTGCTCGACCTGGCCGACCGGCTCTCGGACCTGTTCGACACCCGGGTCAAGGTCGACCTGGGCCGGTCCAAGGGCAAGATCACCATCGAGTACGCCTCGCTCGAGGACCTCGACCGCATCATCGGCACGATCGACCCGTCGTACGAACGTCGTCATGACGACGAGTCGACGAGTCCCCAAGATGACTGA
- a CDS encoding ParA family protein, whose protein sequence is MTSTLEADDQAHAGETPTAPASFEPVRLPRPTAPRVLVVANQKGGVGKTTTAVNIAVSLAQGGLKVLVIDLDPQGNASTALAIEHGREHASVYDALVDGASLADLARPAGEVDNLWVVPSNVDLAGAEIELVSQVARENRLRKALDALPGLDASAEDRFDYVLVDCPPSLGLLTLNALVAAKEVLVPIQSEYYALEGVGQLLETVELVRANLNPDLEISTVLLTMYDARTRLSAAVADEVRAHFGERVLSTYIPRSVRVSEAPSFSQSVIAYDPYSPGALSYLEAAREIAVRGAAMGEAEGGPAEPVTEPVAEAEAVVVTEAEPVHAPEPRAEADADPAPGAGPVVSEQRTAPITVTVALRPVPASVASTTSTASTASTTSTTSATVPAPAAVPVGAPHASTPAAPEEGPA, encoded by the coding sequence GTGACGAGCACCCTCGAGGCGGACGACCAGGCCCACGCGGGGGAGACCCCCACCGCTCCGGCCTCGTTCGAGCCCGTCCGGCTGCCACGCCCGACCGCGCCACGCGTCCTCGTCGTGGCCAACCAGAAGGGCGGGGTGGGCAAGACCACCACCGCGGTGAACATCGCCGTGTCCCTCGCCCAGGGTGGGCTCAAGGTGCTGGTCATCGACCTCGACCCCCAGGGCAACGCCTCCACCGCGCTGGCGATCGAGCACGGCCGGGAGCACGCCTCGGTCTACGACGCCCTGGTCGACGGCGCCTCGCTCGCCGACCTCGCGCGACCGGCCGGCGAGGTGGACAACCTCTGGGTCGTCCCGAGCAACGTCGACCTCGCCGGTGCGGAGATCGAGCTGGTCAGCCAGGTCGCCCGCGAGAACCGCCTGCGCAAGGCCCTCGACGCGCTGCCCGGCCTCGACGCCTCCGCGGAGGACCGCTTCGACTACGTGCTCGTCGACTGCCCGCCCTCCCTCGGTCTCCTCACGCTCAACGCGCTGGTGGCCGCCAAGGAGGTGCTCGTGCCGATCCAGTCGGAGTACTACGCCCTCGAGGGCGTGGGCCAGCTGCTCGAGACGGTCGAGCTGGTCCGGGCCAACCTCAACCCCGACCTCGAGATCAGCACGGTCCTGCTGACGATGTACGACGCCCGCACCCGGCTCTCCGCCGCGGTCGCCGACGAGGTCCGCGCGCACTTCGGCGAGCGGGTGCTCAGCACCTACATCCCGCGCTCGGTCCGCGTCTCCGAGGCGCCCAGCTTCAGCCAGAGCGTGATCGCCTACGACCCCTACTCGCCCGGTGCGCTCAGCTACCTCGAGGCGGCGCGTGAGATCGCCGTGCGTGGAGCGGCCATGGGGGAGGCCGAGGGCGGTCCCGCCGAGCCGGTCACCGAGCCGGTCGCCGAGGCTGAGGCTGTTGTGGTGACCGAGGCAGAGCCGGTCCACGCGCCGGAGCCTCGGGCAGAGGCGGACGCCGACCCGGCGCCCGGGGCCGGCCCGGTCGTGAGCGAGCAGCGCACCGCGCCGATCACCGTGACCGTCGCCCTGCGCCCGGTCCCGGCGAGCGTGGCGTCCACCACGAGCACCGCCAGCACCGCCAGCACCACCAGCACCACCAGCGCCACCGTCCCCGCCCCGGCAGCCGTGCCGGTGGGCGCCCCGCACGCGAGCACCCCCGCCGCCCCTGAGGAAGGACCCGCATGA
- the rsmG gene encoding 16S rRNA (guanine(527)-N(7))-methyltransferase RsmG: protein MFASRLPVAERYADWLAEAGVVRGLIGPREVPRLWERHLLNCAVVADAIPQGASVADVGSGAGLPGVVLAVRRPDLRVTLIEPLLRRTTFLQEVVDDLALDQVEVVRGRAEELHGTRRFDVVTSRAVAPLERLLAWCLPLCAPAGAVLAMKGASASEELAGLPWPRADEAATVLTLGADQIVVPTTAVRVDAARARELGWVPSRSSRRPRPRSTQRKGRRPH, encoded by the coding sequence GTGTTCGCTTCCCGTCTCCCTGTCGCCGAGCGGTACGCCGACTGGCTGGCCGAGGCCGGGGTGGTGCGCGGGTTGATCGGGCCCCGCGAGGTGCCGAGGCTGTGGGAGCGCCACCTGCTCAACTGCGCCGTCGTCGCCGACGCGATCCCCCAGGGCGCCTCGGTCGCCGACGTCGGCAGCGGCGCGGGCCTGCCCGGCGTGGTGCTCGCCGTCCGCCGTCCTGACCTCCGCGTGACGCTGATCGAGCCGCTGCTGCGGCGCACCACGTTCCTCCAGGAGGTCGTCGACGACCTCGCGCTGGACCAGGTCGAGGTCGTCCGGGGGCGCGCCGAGGAGCTGCACGGCACCCGGAGGTTCGACGTGGTCACCTCGCGCGCCGTCGCCCCGCTGGAGCGGCTGCTCGCGTGGTGCCTGCCGCTCTGCGCACCCGCGGGAGCCGTCCTGGCGATGAAGGGCGCGAGCGCCTCCGAGGAGCTCGCGGGGCTCCCGTGGCCGCGCGCCGACGAGGCTGCGACGGTGCTCACCCTCGGTGCAGACCAGATAGTTGTCCCCACCACGGCGGTGCGAGTGGATGCGGCGCGGGCCCGAGAATTAGGTTGGGTCCCGTCCCGTTCGTCGCGACGGCCGCGCCCCCGCAGCACCCAGCGGAAGGGCCGTCGCCCTCACTGA
- a CDS encoding Jag family protein produces MTDSAEETVQDDAPVDRREQLEREGDIAADYLEELLDIADLDGDIDMDVEGDRAAVSIVGGDLDRLVGRNGEVLDALQELTRLAVLRETGERSRLMLDVGGHRARRREVLEGIARDAIAEVKDTGEPVSLKPMSPFERKVVHDVVAGEGLASESEGVEPRRYVVITPAS; encoded by the coding sequence ATGACGGACTCTGCGGAGGAGACGGTCCAGGACGACGCGCCGGTCGACCGGCGGGAGCAGCTCGAGCGTGAGGGTGACATCGCGGCCGACTACCTCGAGGAGCTCCTCGACATCGCCGACCTCGACGGCGACATCGACATGGACGTCGAGGGCGACCGTGCCGCCGTCTCGATCGTGGGCGGCGACCTCGACCGCCTCGTCGGGCGCAACGGTGAGGTCCTCGACGCGCTCCAGGAGCTCACCCGCCTCGCGGTGCTGCGCGAGACCGGCGAGCGCTCGCGACTCATGCTCGACGTGGGCGGGCACCGCGCGCGTCGCCGCGAGGTGCTCGAGGGCATCGCCCGCGACGCGATCGCCGAGGTGAAGGACACCGGCGAGCCGGTCTCCCTCAAGCCGATGTCGCCCTTCGAGCGCAAGGTCGTGCACGACGTGGTGGCCGGAGAGGGGCTCGCCTCGGAGTCCGAGGGCGTCGAGCCCCGGCGCTACGTGGTGATCACGCCGGCGTCGTGA
- the yidC gene encoding membrane protein insertase YidC yields the protein MSALSAIGGAIMAPLYFLISLVLSGFHRVFGAVFGADAGITWVLSIIGLTLVVRASLIPLFVKQIKSSRNMQLIQPKVRELQKKYGHDRERLGQETMKLYKESGTNPFAACLPLIVQMPIFIALFRTIDRAAHGIAKGVLTQDQADSLSQAKIFGAHIADTFTKASGDSAGQVKVLAAVLVIAMTATTFLTQRQLMTQNMPADALQGQYAQQQKMLLYVLPLVFAVGGIAFPIGVLIYWTTSNLWTMGQQFYVIRNNPAPGTPAEKAKAHRDAEKRKRKGLPPVEDGAPVADAASGTAAEPGQSRQQPKRQSRQQRKGAPPPKGGPKNPPKKKP from the coding sequence GTGTCAGCCCTGTCGGCGATCGGCGGCGCCATCATGGCGCCGCTGTACTTCCTCATCTCCCTGGTGCTCTCGGGGTTCCACCGGGTCTTCGGCGCGGTGTTCGGTGCCGACGCCGGCATCACGTGGGTGCTCTCGATCATCGGCCTGACGCTCGTGGTGCGCGCCTCGCTGATCCCGCTCTTCGTCAAGCAGATCAAGTCCAGCCGCAACATGCAGCTGATCCAGCCCAAGGTGCGGGAGCTGCAGAAGAAGTACGGCCACGACCGGGAGCGTCTCGGCCAGGAGACGATGAAGCTCTACAAGGAGTCGGGGACCAACCCCTTCGCCGCGTGCCTGCCGCTCATCGTCCAGATGCCGATCTTCATCGCGCTGTTCCGCACCATCGACCGGGCGGCCCACGGCATCGCCAAGGGGGTGCTGACCCAGGACCAGGCGGACTCCCTGTCGCAGGCCAAGATCTTCGGCGCGCACATCGCCGACACGTTCACCAAGGCCAGCGGGGACTCCGCCGGTCAGGTCAAGGTCCTCGCCGCCGTGCTGGTCATCGCGATGACGGCGACCACCTTCCTCACCCAGCGCCAGCTGATGACCCAGAACATGCCGGCCGACGCCCTGCAGGGTCAGTACGCCCAGCAGCAGAAGATGCTGCTCTACGTCCTCCCGCTGGTCTTCGCCGTCGGCGGCATCGCGTTCCCGATCGGCGTCCTCATCTACTGGACCACCTCCAACCTGTGGACGATGGGCCAGCAGTTCTACGTGATCCGCAACAACCCCGCTCCCGGCACCCCCGCTGAGAAGGCGAAGGCGCACCGGGACGCCGAGAAGCGCAAGCGCAAGGGGCTCCCGCCGGTCGAGGACGGCGCTCCGGTGGCGGATGCCGCGTCCGGCACCGCGGCGGAGCCCGGGCAGTCGCGCCAGCAGCCCAAGCGGCAGAGCCGGCAGCAGCGCAAGGGCGCCCCGCCTCCCAAGGGCGGACCCAAGAACCCCCCGAAGAAGAAGCCCTGA
- the yidD gene encoding membrane protein insertion efficiency factor YidD produces the protein MKYVLIWLLKGYRFAISPLYGQVCRFYPTCSAYALEAVTEHGALRGSWLAVRRVGRCHPWNPGGYDPVPRRGASAVLDEQAEHDHPDSTPTPTS, from the coding sequence ATGAAGTACGTCCTGATCTGGCTGCTCAAGGGCTACCGGTTCGCGATCAGCCCGCTCTACGGCCAGGTGTGCCGCTTCTACCCCACGTGCAGCGCCTACGCCCTCGAGGCGGTGACCGAGCACGGCGCCCTGCGGGGCTCGTGGCTCGCCGTCCGCCGGGTCGGGCGTTGCCACCCCTGGAACCCTGGGGGCTACGACCCCGTCCCGCGACGGGGCGCATCAGCCGTCCTGGACGAGCAGGCCGAGCACGACCACCCGGACTCCACCCCGACCCCCACCTCCTAA
- the rnpA gene encoding ribonuclease P protein component has translation MPSSPPVAARAASVSPPEALRPSGPVRACAVLSRTSRLTSPADFQTAMRGGRRAGSRSLVVHVAVPEGGPEAGEPPRVGFVVSRAVGGAVQRNLVKRRLRHLSREVVAELPAGSLLVVRALPPAAESSYAELREDLTRGVQRVLHRAQSGVRR, from the coding sequence GTGCCATCCTCTCCGCCCGTCGCAGCAAGGGCCGCAAGCGTCTCTCCGCCTGAGGCGCTGCGTCCCTCCGGGCCCGTCCGGGCCTGCGCCGTGCTGAGCCGCACCTCGCGACTGACCTCTCCTGCCGACTTCCAGACCGCCATGCGTGGTGGTCGGCGGGCGGGTTCCCGTTCGCTCGTCGTGCACGTGGCCGTGCCCGAGGGGGGTCCGGAGGCCGGCGAGCCCCCTCGTGTGGGGTTCGTGGTGAGCCGTGCCGTCGGCGGTGCGGTCCAGCGCAACCTGGTCAAGCGCCGGTTGCGCCACCTCAGCCGCGAGGTCGTCGCCGAGCTCCCTGCCGGGTCGCTGCTCGTGGTCCGCGCCCTGCCACCGGCCGCCGAGTCGTCGTACGCCGAGCTGCGTGAGGACCTCACGCGGGGCGTGCAGCGCGTGCTCCACCGCGCCCAATCCGGAGTACGTCGATGA
- the rpmH gene encoding 50S ribosomal protein L34, which yields MSKRTYQPNNRRRAKTHGFRLRMRTRAGRAILSARRSKGRKRLSA from the coding sequence GTGAGCAAGCGTACGTACCAGCCGAACAACCGTCGTCGCGCCAAGACGCACGGTTTCCGCCTGCGGATGCGCACGCGCGCCGGCCGTGCCATCCTCTCCGCCCGTCGCAGCAAGGGCCGCAAGCGTCTCTCCGCCTGA